A region of Paucidesulfovibrio longus DSM 6739 DNA encodes the following proteins:
- a CDS encoding methyl-accepting chemotaxis protein, with protein sequence MAIRLVPRSIRGKLISTLGVLMGLILLLGGLSWMQLSLGANRAGELLRVEAGLADSLSRARGGLQRLRRFEKESLLYVDDGVSRRIAMQRFEDEYQTMVGELTRLGELAEESTLVRREELSAVKSMRPLLEKYVKAFREVMAGIESDPSVNPQRARKLMEPMEPSVAEFETTFEKARVGNEILEQSLAELRSDALRTEMLLAAILGVSLLASLVAGLSLLRSVSHPIRVLSEYAEKVAGGDWNATAEGLDKGEMGRLRGVIEGMVEELKRRFGFVSGVLKGLPQPCFVVDREERVTFIGETYMKLYEVEGEPEEHYGKKLNEFFYGDKEKDTLTGRCMRENVAIRDVELTRVLPSGKTVLVTMDVVPLHDLDGNLIGAFAVLVDLTQIKQTLQAVEEKNAKIERASAEVDAISDQVVSATSELSAQVEQASRGAVAQKERADTTATAVDQMSASVVEVARNATSASELAERSRAKAQEGAEVVTKVVNNIQEATKLSANLRRNMDELGSKAEGISKIMNVINDIADQTNLLALNAAIEAARAGEAGRGFAVVADEVRKLAEKTVIATKEVGGFIAAIQNSAALSIEGTQSAAASIEEGARLAEASGAALREIVELVDDTADQVRNIATASEEQAAASEEVGRATTEINAIAGETSDVMRQAARAVDEIARVAQHLSRMIDEMRS encoded by the coding sequence ATGGCTATTCGCCTTGTGCCGCGTTCCATCCGTGGCAAGCTGATTTCCACCCTGGGCGTGCTGATGGGGCTCATTCTGCTTCTGGGCGGTTTGAGCTGGATGCAGCTGAGTCTCGGCGCGAACCGCGCCGGTGAGCTCTTGCGCGTCGAAGCCGGCCTGGCCGACTCCCTGAGCCGCGCAAGGGGCGGGCTTCAGCGCTTGCGCCGATTCGAGAAGGAAAGCCTGCTCTACGTGGACGACGGCGTTTCGCGCAGGATTGCGATGCAGCGGTTCGAGGACGAATACCAGACCATGGTCGGAGAGCTGACCCGCCTGGGCGAACTGGCCGAGGAGAGCACCCTGGTGCGCCGGGAGGAACTCAGCGCGGTCAAGAGCATGCGCCCGCTATTGGAAAAATACGTCAAGGCTTTCAGAGAGGTCATGGCCGGCATCGAAAGCGACCCGTCCGTCAATCCGCAGCGCGCCCGCAAGTTGATGGAGCCGATGGAACCTTCGGTGGCCGAGTTCGAAACGACCTTCGAGAAGGCGCGCGTGGGCAACGAGATTCTGGAGCAGAGCCTGGCGGAACTGCGGTCCGACGCGCTGCGCACGGAAATGCTGCTCGCCGCCATTCTGGGCGTGTCCCTGCTGGCCTCGCTGGTGGCCGGGCTGTCCCTGCTGCGTTCCGTTTCCCATCCCATCAGGGTTCTTTCGGAATACGCCGAGAAGGTTGCCGGGGGCGACTGGAACGCCACGGCGGAAGGGCTGGACAAGGGGGAGATGGGCCGTCTGCGCGGGGTCATCGAAGGCATGGTCGAGGAGTTGAAGCGGCGCTTCGGCTTCGTTTCCGGCGTGCTCAAGGGGCTGCCGCAGCCATGCTTCGTGGTGGACCGGGAAGAGCGGGTGACCTTCATCGGCGAGACCTACATGAAGCTCTACGAGGTCGAAGGCGAACCGGAAGAGCATTACGGCAAGAAGCTCAACGAGTTCTTCTACGGCGACAAGGAAAAGGACACCCTCACGGGCAGGTGCATGCGCGAGAACGTGGCTATCCGCGACGTGGAATTGACGCGCGTCCTGCCCTCCGGGAAAACCGTGCTCGTGACCATGGACGTGGTTCCGCTGCACGACCTTGACGGCAATCTCATCGGAGCCTTTGCGGTGCTGGTCGATCTGACCCAGATCAAGCAGACCCTCCAGGCCGTGGAGGAGAAGAACGCCAAGATCGAACGGGCCTCCGCCGAGGTGGACGCCATTTCCGACCAGGTGGTCTCGGCCACGAGCGAGCTTTCCGCGCAGGTGGAGCAGGCCAGCCGGGGAGCCGTGGCCCAGAAGGAGCGCGCGGACACCACGGCCACGGCCGTGGACCAGATGAGCGCCAGCGTGGTCGAAGTGGCGCGCAACGCCACCAGCGCGTCGGAGCTGGCCGAGCGTTCCCGCGCAAAGGCCCAGGAAGGCGCCGAGGTCGTGACCAAGGTCGTGAACAATATCCAGGAAGCCACGAAGCTTTCGGCGAACCTGCGCAGGAACATGGACGAATTGGGATCCAAGGCCGAAGGCATCAGCAAGATCATGAACGTCATCAACGACATCGCGGACCAGACCAACCTCCTGGCCCTGAACGCGGCCATCGAGGCGGCGCGGGCGGGCGAGGCGGGCCGGGGCTTTGCCGTGGTCGCGGACGAGGTGCGCAAGCTGGCGGAAAAAACCGTCATCGCCACCAAGGAGGTCGGCGGGTTCATCGCCGCCATCCAGAACAGCGCCGCCCTGAGCATCGAGGGCACCCAGAGCGCAGCGGCATCCATCGAGGAAGGAGCGCGGCTGGCCGAGGCGTCGGGAGCGGCCCTGCGCGAAATCGTCGAATTGGTGGACGACACCGCCGATCAGGTCCGAAACATCGCCACGGCTTCCGAGGAACAGGCCGCAGCCAGCGAGGAGGTGGGCCGCGCCACCACGGAAATCAACGCCATTGCGGGGGAAACTTCGGACGTGATGCGGCAGGCCGCCAGGGCCGTGGACGAGATCGCACGGGTGGCCCAGCACCTCAGCCGCATGATCGACGAAATGCGCTCCTGA
- a CDS encoding TetR/AcrR family transcriptional regulator — translation MRAKIMNGARTLFREQGYSNVTMRAIGRKVGCSAAAIYRHFRNKREIMDALRHEGFDKMLEMLRAEMRSNDPCERLVEFGRGYVRFATSNQESFALMYNLAGQGPEDIFEGSAEPTATFDYFTQVVAESFASGRFEGVDEQTLLFSLWSMFHGLACLINSGRIKVVYGDLDPFELLERALRFAAGAGCAGSSGNEGRARS, via the coding sequence GTGAGAGCGAAGATCATGAACGGCGCGCGCACGCTGTTTCGGGAGCAGGGCTATTCAAACGTGACCATGCGCGCCATCGGCCGCAAGGTGGGATGCAGCGCGGCGGCCATCTACAGGCATTTCCGGAACAAGCGCGAGATCATGGACGCATTGCGGCACGAAGGCTTCGACAAGATGTTGGAGATGCTCCGGGCGGAAATGCGCAGCAACGACCCGTGCGAGCGGCTGGTGGAGTTCGGGCGCGGATACGTTCGCTTCGCCACGTCCAACCAGGAGTCCTTCGCGCTGATGTACAATCTGGCGGGACAGGGACCGGAAGACATCTTCGAGGGCAGCGCCGAGCCCACGGCCACCTTCGACTACTTCACCCAGGTCGTGGCCGAGAGTTTTGCTTCGGGCCGCTTCGAGGGAGTGGACGAACAAACGCTGCTCTTCTCCCTTTGGTCCATGTTCCACGGACTGGCCTGCCTGATCAACAGCGGCAGGATCAAGGTGGTTTATGGCGACCTGGACCCGTTCGAGCTTCTGGAGCGTGCGCTGCGCTTCGCTGCCGGGGCCGGGTGCGCAGGATCGTCCGGCAACGAGGGCCGGGCCCGGTCCTGA
- a CDS encoding glycosyltransferase family 2 protein, translated as MDFAWERLPCRLRRGLLAGGVGRSHLAGLAHAALSSARVPGTDHELAGFLARLGFDVLLAAWEEDPLNGSLAEPLLTLGRDSFSPKLRGALTWLAEQWKPDARADRYLAKGDHERLLDMHSGRAEADPFLLRACVESLLVEGDAGRLPALFGGLERRGWDGPGRFLLDVVRAETRLILRDYSVCGELERLAGELPLPGRLTRLAHCRHGLGEPELALRLWKGVLKAQPWNVNTLLRARDVLLGRDGETAALPGDCSILLYTYEKSDELENCLARLDAAGLDGCHVVALDNASTDATPAVLSRWKSKWGTERISAVRLDVNVGAPAARNWLLAREDVRARPFAAFLDDDALVPEDWLGRLAAAVRSEPGADAWGCKVVDAGRPWVVQNADLHLRPDLGRENRADAGGGQLPALPVCDLQHQGFDLGQFDSLRTCVSVTGCCHLFRTRSLTEQGGFDIRFSPSQFDDLDRDLRVAESGGYAVCQGFLRVEHLKRTGEAARRGASAAGNALGNLVKLRQQHGDRQLEGVAEKLSDLTLQAVRRAERELAEGLGD; from the coding sequence ATGGATTTCGCCTGGGAAAGATTGCCTTGCAGGCTGCGCCGCGGCCTGCTCGCCGGAGGGGTCGGGCGTTCGCATCTGGCCGGACTGGCCCACGCCGCGCTCTCTTCCGCGCGCGTTCCCGGAACGGATCACGAACTGGCGGGCTTTCTGGCCCGGCTGGGGTTCGATGTCCTCCTGGCGGCCTGGGAAGAGGATCCGCTCAACGGCTCCCTGGCCGAGCCCCTGCTGACCCTGGGCCGGGATTCCTTCTCGCCGAAATTGCGCGGAGCGCTGACCTGGCTCGCGGAACAATGGAAGCCGGACGCCCGCGCGGACCGATACCTCGCCAAGGGCGACCATGAACGGCTTCTGGACATGCACTCCGGCCGGGCCGAGGCCGATCCCTTCCTGCTCCGGGCCTGCGTGGAGTCGCTGCTCGTGGAGGGGGATGCGGGGCGCCTGCCCGCGCTTTTCGGCGGACTGGAGCGCAGGGGCTGGGACGGTCCTGGGCGGTTCCTGCTGGACGTTGTCCGGGCGGAAACCCGGCTGATCCTGCGGGATTATTCCGTTTGCGGCGAGCTGGAAAGGCTTGCGGGCGAATTGCCCCTGCCGGGCAGATTGACCCGGCTGGCCCACTGCCGCCACGGGCTCGGCGAACCGGAGTTGGCGCTCCGGCTCTGGAAAGGCGTGCTCAAGGCCCAGCCCTGGAACGTGAACACGCTCCTGCGCGCCAGGGACGTTCTCCTGGGGCGGGACGGGGAAACCGCCGCGCTGCCGGGCGATTGCTCCATTCTGCTCTATACGTACGAAAAATCTGACGAACTGGAGAACTGTCTGGCCCGGCTCGACGCCGCGGGCCTGGACGGCTGCCATGTCGTGGCACTGGACAACGCGAGCACGGACGCCACTCCGGCCGTGCTTTCGCGTTGGAAGTCGAAATGGGGCACAGAACGTATTTCCGCCGTGCGGCTGGACGTGAACGTGGGCGCGCCTGCCGCGCGGAACTGGCTCCTTGCCCGCGAGGATGTGCGGGCGCGTCCGTTCGCGGCCTTTCTCGACGACGACGCCCTGGTGCCGGAAGACTGGCTCGGCAGACTTGCCGCCGCGGTCCGCTCCGAGCCCGGCGCGGACGCATGGGGCTGCAAGGTCGTGGACGCGGGCAGACCCTGGGTCGTTCAGAATGCGGACCTGCATCTGCGTCCGGACCTGGGCCGGGAAAACCGGGCGGACGCCGGGGGCGGGCAGCTGCCCGCCCTCCCGGTCTGCGATCTGCAACACCAGGGGTTCGACCTTGGCCAGTTCGACAGCCTGCGTACCTGCGTCTCGGTCACGGGCTGTTGCCACCTCTTCCGCACCCGCAGTCTCACGGAGCAGGGCGGATTCGACATCCGCTTCTCGCCATCCCAATTCGACGACCTGGACCGCGACCTGCGCGTTGCCGAGTCCGGCGGCTACGCCGTCTGCCAGGGATTCTTGCGCGTGGAGCATCTCAAGCGCACGGGCGAGGCGGCCCGGCGGGGCGCAAGCGCCGCAGGCAACGCGCTGGGAAATCTCGTGAAGCTGCGGCAGCAGCACGGAGACAGGCAACTGGAAGGCGTGGCCGAGAAGCTCTCCGACCTGACCTTGCAGGCGGTACGCCGCGCCGAGCGCGAACTGGCCGAAGGCCTGGGGGACTGA
- a CDS encoding ABC transporter permease, with the protein MSALLNMRIAYASLTARKLRTILAMLGVFLGALAFTGVQSVSDIMVRNAEIQAEKMGPNLFSVLAGRVRFRRGGGIQFSNFNTNFKLSDAVSILDKIPAVAAGAPYINLSLPVRGQGTVTNALITATWPEYQQVRSFIPAYGRFFNLAEVRDKARVVVLGREIADRLFGEPEAALGKLVLIRGAGYRVLGVMEVKGQDLSGVNQDEQIFMPLSTYMRRAANVDWISGVSMSLADGADLESVRESVRSLMRERHRLRPGVEDDFSMLEAKDVIQLQREALDLMQTLGLISSSLSFAVGGMGILSIMILMVRARRVEIGIRRAVGARRSDIVRQFMYEAGMLSACGGSAGVLVCLLGVLGFAGFTEYPLVLSSGVFGMTLVGSGVLGLFAGSYPAWQASRIEILDVLKS; encoded by the coding sequence GTGTCCGCTTTGCTGAACATGCGCATCGCCTACGCCTCGCTGACCGCCCGAAAGCTGCGCACGATCCTGGCCATGCTCGGCGTGTTTCTCGGTGCGCTTGCCTTCACGGGCGTGCAGAGCGTCAGCGACATCATGGTCCGCAACGCCGAGATACAGGCCGAGAAAATGGGGCCGAACCTGTTTTCCGTGCTGGCGGGGCGGGTGCGGTTTCGCCGGGGGGGCGGCATCCAGTTCAGCAACTTCAATACGAATTTCAAACTGTCCGACGCGGTGAGCATTCTGGACAAGATTCCGGCCGTGGCAGCGGGCGCGCCCTACATCAACCTGAGCCTGCCCGTGCGCGGGCAGGGCACCGTGACCAACGCCCTGATCACGGCGACCTGGCCGGAGTACCAGCAGGTGCGGAGCTTCATTCCGGCATACGGCAGGTTTTTCAACCTGGCCGAGGTGCGGGACAAGGCCCGCGTCGTGGTCCTGGGCCGCGAGATCGCGGACAGGCTCTTCGGCGAGCCGGAAGCCGCGCTGGGAAAGCTGGTGCTCATTCGCGGAGCAGGATACCGCGTCCTGGGCGTCATGGAAGTCAAAGGCCAGGACTTGTCCGGGGTCAATCAGGACGAGCAGATCTTCATGCCCCTGTCCACGTACATGCGGCGCGCCGCCAACGTGGACTGGATCAGCGGGGTGAGCATGAGCCTTGCGGACGGCGCGGACCTGGAGTCGGTCCGGGAAAGCGTCCGCAGCCTGATGCGCGAGCGGCACCGCCTGCGGCCCGGAGTCGAGGACGATTTCAGCATGCTCGAGGCCAAGGACGTCATCCAGCTTCAGCGCGAGGCCCTGGACCTGATGCAGACGCTGGGCCTGATCTCTTCGAGCCTTTCGTTCGCCGTGGGCGGCATGGGCATCCTCTCGATCATGATCCTGATGGTGCGCGCGCGGCGGGTGGAAATCGGCATCCGGCGGGCCGTGGGTGCCAGGCGTTCGGACATCGTCCGGCAGTTCATGTACGAGGCGGGCATGCTCTCGGCCTGCGGCGGCAGCGCCGGAGTGCTGGTCTGCCTGCTCGGCGTCCTGGGCTTTGCCGGGTTCACGGAGTATCCCCTGGTGCTCAGTTCGGGCGTCTTCGGGATGACTCTTGTCGGCTCCGGCGTGCTGGGGCTGTTCGCGGGATCGTATCCCGCATGGCAGGCGTCGCGGATAGAAATTTTGGACGTGCTCAAGTCTTGA
- a CDS encoding methyl-accepting chemotaxis protein has translation MPTIFSPFGALNLSGIKWKVLFIALCGPLVIALVLAAMNMRESESAAMETVLARSRTVVGMAESIRNEFAAKIQRGVIRPFSELPPDQVMDAVPIVVAMRMAQASAEKGEFQVRTPKVGPRNPANEPDAVERRALEQIKAKNLSEYVVTESDHVRYFRPIKLTEDCLYCHGAPRGERDVTGGIKEDWKVGEVHGAFEIISSLQSARAEAFRSQLTIGGVTLAVLLAVTAFAWFVTQGKIVRPMRSIERYARQVADGDLEAIPEGTFNAELLRMKESIADMVARLRQKMLESEQTSREAEAQAERAETALAESRRQEEKVSDLLRTMRDIASRSEEIAHQVSAASEELSAQIVQVSGGASVQDQRTAETAISMEEMTATVLEVARNSAITAEAAENTRSQANAGYKIVDNAVSSILEVAESSNRLKQDMLDLGARANGISKIMGVINDIADQTNLLALNAAIEAARAGEAGRGFAVVADEVRKLAEKTVIATKEVGQAIGSMQESARVNIASVEQSTVTANRAADLAEQSGQALREIVRLAEETSDQVRSIATAAEEQSATSEEINRAVDDVRRIAGETSQGMDEAAKATNELARLSQQLLSLIERMNTEG, from the coding sequence ATGCCGACTATCTTTTCCCCTTTCGGGGCGCTGAATCTTTCCGGGATCAAATGGAAGGTTCTTTTCATTGCCCTCTGCGGCCCCCTGGTCATCGCTCTGGTGCTGGCGGCCATGAACATGCGCGAAAGCGAAAGCGCCGCCATGGAAACCGTGCTCGCACGCAGCCGAACCGTGGTCGGCATGGCCGAGTCCATCCGCAACGAGTTCGCCGCCAAGATCCAGCGCGGCGTGATCCGTCCGTTTTCCGAACTTCCTCCGGACCAGGTCATGGACGCCGTGCCCATCGTGGTGGCCATGCGCATGGCCCAGGCCAGCGCGGAAAAGGGCGAGTTCCAGGTGCGCACGCCCAAGGTCGGCCCCCGCAATCCGGCCAACGAGCCTGACGCCGTGGAACGCCGCGCCCTTGAGCAAATCAAGGCAAAGAACCTGAGCGAATACGTTGTCACCGAGTCCGACCATGTGCGCTACTTCCGACCCATCAAGCTCACCGAGGATTGCCTCTACTGCCACGGCGCGCCCAGGGGCGAGCGCGACGTCACCGGCGGAATCAAGGAAGACTGGAAGGTGGGCGAGGTGCACGGCGCGTTCGAAATCATCTCTTCGCTGCAATCCGCCCGGGCCGAAGCGTTTCGATCGCAGCTGACCATCGGCGGCGTCACCCTCGCTGTGCTTCTGGCGGTCACGGCCTTTGCCTGGTTCGTCACCCAGGGCAAGATCGTCCGGCCCATGCGCAGCATCGAACGGTATGCCCGGCAGGTCGCGGACGGCGACCTGGAAGCCATTCCGGAAGGCACGTTCAACGCGGAATTGCTGCGCATGAAGGAATCCATCGCCGACATGGTCGCCCGCCTGCGGCAGAAGATGCTCGAATCGGAACAGACCAGCCGCGAGGCCGAGGCCCAGGCCGAGCGCGCCGAAACGGCCCTTGCCGAATCCCGCCGCCAGGAGGAAAAGGTTTCCGACCTGCTGCGGACCATGCGGGACATCGCTTCCCGCTCCGAAGAAATCGCCCACCAGGTTTCCGCGGCGTCCGAGGAACTCTCCGCGCAGATCGTGCAGGTCAGCGGCGGCGCAAGCGTGCAGGACCAGCGCACCGCCGAGACCGCCATCTCCATGGAGGAGATGACCGCCACGGTGCTGGAGGTGGCCCGCAACTCGGCCATCACCGCCGAAGCCGCAGAAAACACCCGCTCCCAGGCCAACGCCGGCTACAAGATCGTGGACAACGCGGTTTCCTCCATCCTGGAGGTGGCGGAAAGCTCGAACCGGCTCAAGCAGGACATGCTCGACCTGGGCGCGCGCGCCAACGGCATCAGCAAGATCATGGGCGTGATCAACGACATCGCGGACCAGACCAACCTCCTGGCCCTGAACGCGGCCATCGAGGCGGCGCGGGCGGGCGAGGCGGGCCGAGGCTTCGCCGTGGTCGCGGACGAGGTGCGCAAGCTGGCGGAAAAAACCGTCATCGCCACCAAGGAAGTGGGCCAGGCCATCGGCAGCATGCAGGAAAGCGCCCGCGTGAACATCGCCAGCGTGGAGCAGTCCACGGTCACGGCCAACCGCGCCGCGGACCTGGCCGAGCAATCCGGTCAGGCCCTGCGGGAAATCGTCCGCCTCGCCGAGGAAACCTCAGATCAGGTGCGCAGCATCGCCACCGCGGCCGAAGAGCAATCCGCCACCAGCGAAGAGATCAACCGCGCGGTGGACGATGTCCGGCGCATCGCCGGAGAGACCTCCCAGGGCATGGACGAGGCGGCCAAGGCCACCAACGAACTGGCCAGGCTTTCCCAGCAGCTCCTGAGCCTCATCGAACGGATGAACACCGAAGGCTGA
- a CDS encoding DNA integrity scanning protein DisA nucleotide-binding domain protein has product MVRSSFENICIFHILDGLRDGLSHFSDGARAALIYATDPAGPLRVYDPQDLLRGHEPKLLDFYLESENWRGPLPEGPEVDFLRPEHLKQLQMAGLLAFGGRSRSVPYQVWFTEEHPTMCSTGPTLHWMEYATRLFSQNYELQNVLNIDTSGYVLQQCASHAIRDYIVDERANMGKWDTQLRVYPILDAVIGVSKTMEEGCWPRGELVFVEPNEQYQLNYLALFPDNDRPEIHNFKRVRKLLQSVEGSERKLVSDGRNIVGIAVGTVPDSCIVARYHGSHGFLLLNGLLVCSFSEGNFSSSNRKANLVELEELFVDSRLNLSEQHSLKNIVTALVDSSTEKRHGCTLVLDFAPAPERMSGQYLVHPLDLRLGRFLELAKALSKIDGALHIGADLKLHGFGCLLDGHSVPGENLARGARYNSALRYTAQHDSAIVVVVSSDRPVSIIQGGIELTAACALKTLRGCPTPPILKDWLNG; this is encoded by the coding sequence ATGGTGCGAAGCTCGTTTGAGAACATCTGCATATTCCATATCCTGGACGGCCTGCGCGACGGGTTGTCCCACTTCTCGGACGGAGCCAGGGCCGCGCTGATCTACGCCACGGATCCCGCAGGGCCGCTGCGCGTCTACGACCCCCAGGATCTTCTGCGGGGCCACGAACCCAAGCTGCTGGATTTTTATCTGGAATCGGAAAACTGGCGCGGCCCGCTGCCCGAAGGGCCGGAAGTGGACTTCCTGCGCCCGGAGCATCTCAAGCAGCTCCAGATGGCGGGACTGCTGGCCTTTGGGGGCCGCTCGCGCTCCGTGCCCTATCAGGTCTGGTTCACGGAGGAGCATCCGACCATGTGCAGCACCGGGCCGACCCTGCACTGGATGGAATACGCGACCCGGCTGTTTTCCCAGAACTACGAGCTGCAGAACGTCCTCAACATCGACACGTCCGGGTATGTCCTGCAGCAATGCGCGTCCCACGCCATTCGGGACTACATCGTGGACGAGCGCGCGAACATGGGCAAATGGGACACCCAGCTTCGGGTCTATCCCATCCTGGACGCGGTCATCGGCGTGTCCAAGACCATGGAGGAGGGTTGCTGGCCGCGCGGCGAGCTGGTCTTTGTCGAGCCGAACGAGCAGTACCAGCTCAACTACCTCGCGCTGTTCCCGGACAACGACCGGCCGGAAATCCACAACTTCAAGCGCGTCCGCAAGCTTCTGCAAAGCGTGGAAGGCTCGGAGCGCAAGCTCGTTTCCGACGGCAGGAACATCGTGGGCATTGCCGTGGGGACGGTCCCGGATTCCTGCATCGTGGCGCGCTATCACGGTTCCCACGGTTTCCTGCTGCTCAACGGCCTGCTGGTGTGCAGCTTTTCCGAGGGCAATTTCAGTTCGTCGAACCGCAAGGCGAACCTTGTGGAGCTGGAGGAACTCTTCGTCGATTCCCGGCTCAATCTTTCGGAACAGCATTCGCTCAAGAACATCGTCACGGCCCTGGTGGACAGCTCCACGGAAAAGCGCCACGGCTGCACCCTGGTGCTCGACTTCGCGCCTGCGCCGGAGCGCATGTCCGGGCAATATCTGGTCCACCCCCTGGACCTGCGCCTGGGGCGGTTCCTGGAACTGGCCAAGGCCCTGTCCAAGATCGACGGGGCGCTGCACATCGGCGCGGACCTCAAGCTGCACGGCTTCGGCTGCCTGCTCGACGGGCACAGCGTTCCCGGAGAAAACCTGGCCAGGGGCGCGCGCTACAATTCGGCCCTGCGCTACACCGCCCAGCACGACTCGGCCATCGTGGTGGTCGTGTCCTCGGACCGTCCGGTGTCCATCATCCAGGGCGGCATCGAGCTGACTGCCGCCTGCGCGCTGAAGACCCTGCGCGGATGCCCAACGCCGCCCATCCTGAAAGACTGGCTCAATGGCTGA